In Flavobacterium sp. N1736, the following are encoded in one genomic region:
- a CDS encoding efflux RND transporter permease subunit encodes MFNKFIQRPVLSIVISLIIVFLGVLSVMNLPITQFPSISPPMVNVTADYPGSNGELMIKSVVIPLERALNGVPGMKYMTSDAGNDGEASIQVVFNLGTDPNQAAINVQNRVASVTNKLPPLVVREGVKITREVPSMLMYVNLYSTDKNTDMKFLYNYADINVLSELKRVNGVGSGDILGTREYAMRIWLKPDRMLAYKISADEVMEALSSQSLEASPGKTGESSGKRSQAFEYVLKYSGRFTTKEQYENIVVRSSSNGELLRLKDIAKVEFGSSMYDIYSNLNGKPSAAIVLKQSFGSNANQVIEDVKAKLEKIKQKFPKGMDYEISYDVSKFLDASIEKVIHTLIEAFILVGLVVFLFLGDWRSTVIPAIAVPVSLVGTFVFMTFFDISLNLITLFALVLAIGVVVDDAIVVIEAVHAKMEEEHLSPFKATKKAMHEIAGAIVAITFLMAAVFIPVAFMSGPVGVFYRQFSITMATAIILSGIVALTLTPALCAMMLKNNHGTPKKRTPINRFIDGFNNKFNLAQGKYQNVLGKIVNRRGVTIIALLGFCAGTWLISSTVPSGFIPNEDQGMFYAIIQTPPGSSLERTNNIAEQLQKIAETIDGVKSVSSLAGYEILTEGTGSNAGTCLINLKDWNDRKESVQEIMIELEEKSKDIPGANIEFFQPPAVPGYGAAGGFELRLLDKTGSSDFKKLEAVNKDFVEELNKRPELANVFSFFSASFPQYMMKVDNDLAQQKGVSIENAMNTLSTLVGSNYEISFIKYGINYKVIVQAAPEYRAQPDDILKLYVKNDRDEMVPFSAFMKLEKVYGLSEITRHNMYTSTEISGGAAPGYSSGTAIKVIQDVAAKKLPRGYDIDWAGISADEVAQGNQAIWVFLICLGFVYLVLAAQYESFILPLSVILSLPAGIFGAFLLLKVTGLENNIYAQVAMVMLIGLLGKNAVLIVEFAIQRHAAGKTVLEGAMEGAKARFRPILMTSFAFIAGLLPLAFATGPGKIGNRTIGTAAAGGMLIGTICGVFVIPGLYYIFGRIAEKHKLVKHEEENPLTEEIDNNHV; translated from the coding sequence ATGTTTAATAAATTTATTCAAAGACCTGTACTGTCGATAGTAATATCGCTTATAATTGTCTTTTTAGGGGTATTGTCGGTGATGAATTTACCAATTACCCAGTTCCCTTCCATTTCTCCTCCAATGGTAAACGTTACGGCGGATTATCCTGGATCGAATGGTGAATTGATGATCAAATCGGTTGTTATTCCTTTAGAACGAGCCTTAAATGGAGTTCCGGGAATGAAATATATGACTTCTGATGCCGGAAATGATGGTGAAGCAAGTATTCAGGTTGTATTTAATTTAGGTACAGATCCTAATCAGGCTGCAATTAACGTTCAAAACCGTGTGGCTTCGGTAACTAATAAATTACCTCCGTTGGTAGTTAGAGAAGGTGTTAAGATTACCCGTGAGGTTCCGAGTATGTTGATGTATGTGAATCTTTACAGTACGGATAAAAATACGGACATGAAGTTCTTATATAACTATGCAGATATCAACGTTTTATCAGAATTAAAAAGGGTAAATGGTGTGGGATCAGGAGATATCTTGGGAACACGTGAATATGCAATGCGTATCTGGTTAAAACCTGATCGTATGCTGGCGTATAAAATTTCTGCCGATGAGGTAATGGAAGCATTATCTAGTCAGAGTTTGGAAGCTTCTCCTGGTAAAACAGGGGAAAGCTCAGGGAAACGTTCTCAGGCTTTTGAGTATGTATTAAAATATTCAGGACGTTTTACAACTAAAGAACAATACGAAAATATCGTCGTAAGATCAAGCAGTAACGGAGAATTGTTGCGTTTGAAAGATATTGCCAAAGTAGAATTTGGAAGTTCGATGTATGATATTTATTCTAATTTGAATGGAAAACCATCTGCGGCGATTGTATTAAAACAATCTTTTGGATCTAATGCAAATCAGGTTATTGAAGATGTTAAAGCGAAATTGGAAAAAATCAAGCAAAAATTTCCAAAAGGAATGGATTATGAAATTTCGTATGACGTTTCTAAATTCCTTGATGCTTCTATCGAAAAAGTAATTCATACTTTGATCGAGGCATTTATTTTGGTTGGTTTGGTTGTATTTCTTTTCTTAGGAGACTGGCGATCTACGGTTATTCCGGCAATTGCGGTTCCGGTTTCGTTGGTTGGAACTTTTGTGTTCATGACATTCTTTGATATTTCATTGAACTTAATTACGCTATTTGCTTTAGTATTAGCGATTGGGGTCGTCGTCGATGATGCAATTGTAGTTATCGAAGCCGTTCACGCCAAGATGGAAGAAGAACATCTTTCTCCATTTAAAGCAACTAAAAAAGCAATGCACGAGATTGCAGGAGCAATTGTTGCGATTACATTCTTAATGGCGGCGGTATTTATTCCGGTTGCTTTTATGTCTGGTCCGGTGGGGGTTTTCTACAGACAGTTCTCGATTACGATGGCAACAGCGATTATCCTTTCTGGTATTGTGGCTTTGACTTTAACGCCGGCACTTTGTGCGATGATGTTAAAAAATAATCATGGTACGCCTAAAAAGAGAACGCCAATAAATAGATTTATCGACGGTTTTAATAACAAGTTTAACCTTGCACAAGGTAAATACCAAAATGTACTAGGTAAAATTGTAAACAGACGAGGGGTTACTATTATTGCTCTTTTAGGATTTTGCGCAGGAACATGGTTAATCAGCAGCACAGTTCCTTCAGGATTTATTCCGAATGAGGATCAGGGAATGTTTTATGCCATTATTCAAACACCTCCGGGTTCATCATTAGAAAGAACAAATAATATTGCAGAACAATTGCAAAAAATTGCGGAAACAATTGACGGTGTAAAATCAGTTTCTTCATTGGCAGGTTATGAAATTTTGACGGAAGGTACAGGATCTAATGCCGGTACCTGTTTGATCAACTTAAAAGACTGGAACGACCGTAAAGAATCTGTACAGGAGATTATGATTGAACTGGAAGAGAAATCGAAAGATATTCCGGGTGCTAATATCGAGTTTTTCCAACCGCCGGCGGTTCCGGGATATGGAGCAGCGGGAGGATTTGAGCTTCGTTTACTGGATAAAACCGGTTCCAGCGATTTCAAAAAACTGGAAGCTGTTAATAAAGACTTTGTTGAAGAATTGAATAAACGTCCGGAATTGGCGAACGTATTTAGTTTCTTTAGTGCGAGTTTCCCTCAATATATGATGAAAGTCGATAATGATTTGGCACAGCAAAAAGGCGTTTCTATCGAAAATGCGATGAACACTTTGTCAACTCTTGTGGGTAGTAACTACGAAATCAGTTTTATTAAATACGGTATTAACTATAAAGTAATCGTTCAGGCAGCGCCGGAATATCGTGCACAGCCGGATGATATCTTAAAGTTGTATGTAAAAAATGATCGTGATGAAATGGTGCCTTTTTCTGCTTTTATGAAGTTAGAAAAAGTATACGGTCTTTCAGAAATTACGAGACATAATATGTATACTTCTACTGAAATTAGTGGTGGTGCTGCACCGGGATATAGTTCAGGAACAGCTATTAAAGTAATTCAGGATGTTGCAGCAAAAAAATTACCAAGAGGTTATGATATTGATTGGGCGGGTATTTCTGCCGATGAGGTTGCTCAGGGTAATCAGGCAATTTGGGTATTCCTGATTTGTTTAGGATTTGTTTACTTAGTTTTAGCAGCACAATATGAAAGTTTTATTCTGCCATTATCAGTAATTCTTTCTTTACCGGCAGGTATTTTCGGAGCTTTCCTTCTGTTAAAAGTAACTGGATTAGAGAATAACATTTATGCTCAGGTTGCGATGGTAATGCTTATTGGTTTACTGGGTAAAAATGCCGTGTTAATTGTCGAGTTTGCTATTCAAAGGCACGCTGCTGGTAAAACAGTTCTTGAAGGCGCAATGGAAGGAGCGAAAGCGAGGTTCCGTCCTATTTTGATGACTTCATTTGCTTTTATTGCCGGTTTATTACCACTTGCTTTTGCTACCGGTCCGGGTAAAATTGGTAACAGAACTATTGGTACTGCCGCCGCGGGAGGTATGCTTATCGGAACTATTTGTGGTGTATTTGTGATTCCGGGATTGTATTACATTTTTGGAAGAATTGCAGAGAAACACAAGTTGGTAAAACATGAAGAAGAGAATCCATTAACAGAAGAAATTGACAACAATCATGTATAA
- a CDS encoding GH1 family beta-glucosidase has protein sequence MNKIDNSLLNKEQFGEDFLWGVSTAAFQIEGAHDAEGKGASIWDVFTSQKGKIKNGHHAINACDFYNTYKDDIELVRQLNIPNFRFSISWPRIMPTGIHPVNQAGIDYYNKIIDFLIECGIEPWVTLYHWDLPHALELKGGWTNRECVSWFSDYTEVCAKHFGDRVKNWMVINEPSVFTGAGYFLGIHAPGKKGITNFIKAMHHVTLATVAGAKILRDKVADANIGTTFSCTHIEPFSDKPADIQAAKRVDTLLNRTFIEPILGLGYPQEDLPVLKKLNSYILKDDVNNLAFDFDFIGLQCYTREIVKSSILIPYVGAELVSAEKRNAITTEMGWEVYPPALYHVLKRFNAYKNIKKIIITENGAAFPDKVTNGKVYDIKRTHYIQDHLEQILKAKHDGFNVDGYFVWSLTDNFEWAEGYNARFGLIHVDFDTQKRTIKQSGQWYGEFLSK, from the coding sequence ATGAATAAAATTGACAATTCACTACTAAATAAAGAACAATTTGGGGAGGATTTCTTGTGGGGAGTCTCTACAGCCGCTTTCCAAATTGAAGGAGCACATGATGCCGAAGGGAAAGGTGCTTCGATCTGGGATGTTTTTACTTCTCAAAAAGGCAAGATAAAAAATGGTCATCACGCTATTAATGCCTGCGATTTTTATAACACCTATAAAGACGATATTGAGCTGGTAAGGCAATTAAATATTCCCAATTTTAGATTTTCTATTAGTTGGCCGCGAATTATGCCTACAGGAATTCATCCTGTAAATCAGGCAGGAATCGACTACTACAATAAAATCATTGATTTTTTAATAGAATGCGGAATAGAACCCTGGGTTACACTTTATCATTGGGATTTACCACACGCCCTTGAATTAAAAGGCGGATGGACCAATAGAGAATGTGTTTCGTGGTTTTCAGATTATACAGAAGTCTGCGCAAAACACTTTGGCGACAGGGTTAAAAACTGGATGGTTATTAACGAACCTTCTGTTTTTACGGGTGCCGGATATTTTCTGGGTATTCATGCTCCGGGAAAAAAAGGAATTACCAATTTTATAAAAGCCATGCATCATGTTACATTAGCAACTGTTGCGGGTGCAAAAATTTTGAGAGATAAAGTTGCTGATGCTAATATTGGTACCACTTTTTCGTGTACGCATATTGAACCTTTCTCTGATAAACCGGCTGATATTCAAGCTGCAAAAAGAGTCGACACTTTACTAAACAGAACTTTTATAGAACCTATTTTAGGACTAGGTTATCCGCAGGAAGATCTACCCGTGCTTAAAAAGCTTAACAGTTATATTCTAAAAGATGATGTAAACAATCTTGCGTTTGATTTTGATTTTATCGGATTACAATGTTACACGCGCGAAATTGTAAAATCGTCAATATTGATTCCGTATGTTGGTGCCGAATTAGTTAGTGCTGAAAAAAGAAATGCCATTACAACCGAAATGGGATGGGAAGTTTATCCTCCTGCCCTATACCACGTTTTAAAAAGGTTTAATGCATATAAAAACATTAAAAAAATCATTATAACCGAAAACGGTGCCGCTTTCCCTGATAAAGTGACAAACGGTAAGGTTTACGATATTAAACGTACACATTATATACAAGATCATTTAGAACAAATATTAAAAGCCAAACACGACGGTTTTAATGTTGATGGTTATTTTGTATGGAGTCTTACTGATAATTTTGAATGGGCAGAAGGTTACAATGCAAGGTTTGGATTAATTCACGTTGATTTTGATACACAAAAAAGAACCATTAAACAATCCGGTCAATGGTATGGTGAGTTTTTATCAAAATAA
- a CDS encoding efflux RND transporter periplasmic adaptor subunit has product MKRIIVLTGMLAVLCLTSCTSKKEEKEEEEKFTVTNPVKIDTSFTKEYVSQIKSVRNIEIRAQEKGFLQDIYVDEGQFVKKGQLLFKIMPNMYQAELLKAQAEQKSTEIEVQNAKLLADKNIVSKNELSVAQAKLQSAKAEVALAKLHLSFTEIRAPFDGTIDRIPLKLGSLIDEGELLTSLSDNSQMFAYFNVSEPEYLQYQTDIKDRAGNNVNLLLANGELFKYKGNVEVIESEFDNETGNIAFRARFPNSGKLLRNGETGKVQMLVPLKNAIVIPQKATYEIQDKKYVFVVDKSNHVTSKEITITGEIPDLYVVSTGLTENDKILLEGVQKVKENDKIKYEFLAPQTVINHLRVKAE; this is encoded by the coding sequence ATGAAAAGAATTATCGTGTTAACGGGCATGCTTGCCGTGTTGTGCCTTACCAGTTGTACATCAAAAAAAGAAGAAAAAGAAGAAGAAGAAAAATTTACAGTTACCAATCCTGTAAAAATCGATACTTCGTTTACTAAAGAGTATGTTTCTCAAATTAAATCTGTTCGAAACATCGAAATCCGTGCCCAGGAAAAAGGGTTTTTACAAGACATCTATGTTGATGAAGGTCAGTTTGTTAAAAAAGGACAGCTTTTGTTTAAAATTATGCCAAACATGTATCAGGCAGAATTGTTAAAAGCTCAGGCTGAACAAAAATCAACAGAAATTGAAGTACAAAATGCCAAATTATTAGCAGATAAAAATATCGTTTCTAAAAACGAATTAAGTGTAGCTCAGGCAAAATTACAATCAGCAAAAGCTGAAGTTGCTTTGGCAAAACTTCATTTATCATTTACCGAAATCAGAGCTCCGTTTGACGGAACAATTGATAGAATTCCATTAAAATTAGGAAGTCTTATTGACGAAGGTGAATTGCTGACAAGCCTTTCAGACAACAGTCAAATGTTTGCTTATTTTAATGTTTCTGAGCCGGAATATCTTCAATATCAAACTGATATTAAAGATCGCGCAGGAAATAATGTGAATTTGCTTTTGGCAAATGGCGAACTTTTCAAATACAAAGGAAACGTTGAAGTTATAGAAAGTGAATTTGATAATGAAACAGGAAATATCGCTTTCAGAGCAAGATTCCCTAATTCAGGAAAGTTACTTAGAAACGGAGAAACAGGAAAAGTTCAAATGCTAGTTCCGCTTAAAAATGCCATTGTAATTCCGCAAAAAGCGACTTACGAAATTCAGGACAAAAAATATGTTTTTGTTGTGGATAAAAGCAATCATGTAACTTCTAAAGAAATCACGATTACAGGCGAAATTCCAGATTTGTACGTTGTAAGCACCGGACTTACTGAAAATGATAAAATCTTACTTGAAGGAGTTCAGAAAGTAAAAGAAAATGACAAGATTAAATATGAATTCCTGGCTCCGCAAACGGTAATCAATCATTTACGCGTAAAAGCAGAATAG
- a CDS encoding lipocalin family protein, which produces MKNLKRILFVVALGLGIFATSCSNDDNDGETIVPIEGKYNLSKQGVIVNGVEQLVDAPANQAGCPGDYLDLRVSNAAVLGDYQGTTCSLTETTGTYARSHNDLTITVNGVGTTSDIMNLTNKELKLKDKATGVITVYTR; this is translated from the coding sequence ATGAAAAATTTAAAAAGAATATTATTCGTAGTAGCATTAGGGTTAGGTATTTTCGCTACATCTTGTAGCAATGACGATAACGATGGAGAAACAATTGTTCCAATTGAAGGAAAATATAACCTTAGTAAACAAGGTGTAATTGTAAACGGTGTAGAACAATTGGTTGATGCTCCGGCAAATCAAGCAGGTTGTCCTGGAGATTATTTAGATTTAAGAGTAAGTAATGCAGCAGTTTTAGGTGATTATCAAGGAACTACTTGTTCTTTAACTGAAACTACAGGAACTTACGCAAGATCTCATAATGATTTAACGATTACTGTTAACGGTGTTGGTACAACATCTGACATTATGAATTTAACTAATAAAGAGTTAAAATTAAAAGATAAAGCTACTGGTGTTATCACAGTATATACAAGATAA
- a CDS encoding TolC family protein, with product MYKFKTYQYGVAVGLCLAVASCKAPQAATPETPSKPVPEAFATSKDTTNMAAIPWHDFFKDQNLVNLIDLALKNNQELLMTLQEIEIAKNDVRVRKGLLLPTVGVRAGAGVEKVGRYTSQGAGDATTEIMPGKETPDPLGDFSVAAYANWEVDIWKKLRNSKKAALTRYLATVEGKNFVVTSLISEIANSYYELLALDSQLDIVKQNIELQSNALEIVKVQKQAARATELAVQKFQAEVLTSKSLEFDIRQKIKEAENKINFLVGQYPQEIKRDRNNFLALLPSTVQSGIPSQLLLNRPDVKQAELELTAAKLDVKVARAEFYPSLDISAAVGFNAFNPSYLFTLPESLLYSLAGDIAAPLINRNAIKAEFNSANARQLQALYNYDKTILNAYIEVSNQLSKIDNLGKSYDLKSQQVDALNTSIDVSNDLFKSARVDYFEVLMTQRDALEAKLELIDTKRDQLTAAVNVYKELGGGWK from the coding sequence ATGTATAAATTTAAAACATATCAATATGGTGTTGCTGTGGGACTTTGCCTTGCTGTTGCAAGCTGCAAAGCTCCACAGGCGGCAACGCCCGAAACACCAAGTAAACCGGTTCCAGAGGCTTTTGCAACTAGCAAAGACACAACGAATATGGCAGCTATTCCGTGGCATGATTTCTTTAAAGATCAAAACCTTGTAAATTTAATTGACTTAGCCCTGAAAAATAATCAGGAGTTGCTAATGACTTTACAGGAAATTGAAATTGCAAAAAATGATGTGCGCGTTAGAAAAGGACTTTTATTACCAACTGTTGGTGTTAGAGCCGGAGCGGGTGTAGAGAAAGTAGGACGTTACACAAGCCAGGGTGCGGGTGATGCTACGACAGAAATTATGCCGGGCAAAGAAACGCCGGATCCGCTTGGAGATTTTTCGGTTGCTGCTTATGCAAATTGGGAAGTTGATATCTGGAAAAAATTACGCAATTCTAAAAAAGCGGCATTAACCAGATACTTAGCTACGGTTGAAGGTAAAAACTTTGTAGTAACAAGTTTGATTTCTGAAATTGCAAATTCATATTATGAATTATTAGCTTTAGACAGTCAGCTTGATATTGTAAAACAAAATATTGAATTGCAATCGAATGCTTTGGAAATTGTAAAAGTTCAAAAGCAGGCTGCGAGAGCAACAGAATTGGCTGTTCAGAAATTTCAGGCGGAGGTTTTAACTTCTAAAAGTTTAGAATTTGACATTCGTCAGAAAATTAAAGAAGCCGAAAATAAAATTAATTTCCTTGTTGGTCAATATCCACAGGAAATTAAAAGAGACAGAAACAATTTCCTTGCTTTGTTGCCTTCAACGGTTCAATCAGGAATTCCGTCTCAATTATTACTGAATCGTCCTGATGTTAAACAAGCCGAATTGGAGCTTACAGCTGCAAAACTGGATGTAAAAGTGGCTCGTGCAGAGTTTTATCCATCTTTGGATATTTCTGCTGCGGTTGGCTTTAATGCTTTCAATCCATCGTATTTGTTTACACTTCCGGAATCATTATTGTATTCATTAGCCGGAGATATTGCTGCGCCATTAATTAACAGAAATGCGATTAAAGCAGAGTTTAACAGTGCTAATGCAAGACAGCTTCAGGCGTTGTACAATTATGATAAAACGATTTTGAATGCTTATATCGAAGTTTCGAATCAGCTTTCTAAAATTGATAATTTAGGAAAAAGCTACGATCTGAAATCACAGCAAGTTGATGCCTTAAACACATCGATTGATGTTTCTAACGATTTGTTTAAATCAGCGAGAGTCGATTATTTTGAGGTATTGATGACACAAAGAGATGCTTTAGAAGCGAAACTTGAATTAATAGATACTAAAAGAGATCAATTAACTGCTGCAGTCAATGTTTATAAAGAATTAGGCGGCGGCTGGAAATAA
- a CDS encoding PAS domain-containing protein: MGITNKDLYFLQGGEEMGQLMRSKDWSKTPLGDPATWPQSLCTMLAVVLNNPFGMYIAWGTEYTQLYNDSFRPILGLNKHPQALGISSKETFSEIWDTIGPMFGDVMKGKPVSFPDFMVPLNRNGFVEECYFDFSYSPIKIENGEVGGVLVTVIETTEKKKTAEALIQSNTRFRNNIMQAPVAMCVFRGEKHIVEIANEQMIQLWGTTSENVIDKPIFEALPQTKNQHLESLLDNVYQTGEKFVANEEPVKLLRNGQIEDTYINFVYEALRESDGSISGVVAIAIEVTSQVLSRAKVEESEHKVRALVENAPFPIAVYVGKEMRVELANESIINIWGKGNDVIGKSFKDVLPELDNQLVFEQINTVLETGKSFHTQNTPLDLTVNGKLHTYYFNYSLTPLYDINGNIYGVMNTGVDLTDLNLAKKKIEESDKRFRNTVKQAPVGITILRGPNLMVEMANEAYLKLVGREEDTFVGKPLFDSLPEVKDAVSTLLNGVLETGIPYHGNEVPIPINKFGKLETLYFDFLYHPLKEEDGNITGIIVTATEVTEKVESRKRTEQNEERLNIVVDASELGTWELNLKTKDAIYSQRYLEIIGGYKTNEQLTHEQLLKHVHPDDMHLRTKALKNAFETGYLNYEARMIWLDKSVHWMESKGKVFYDENNNPEKLIGTTRDTTLDKKHQQELEDSEKRFRNLVMQSPVPKAILKGNEMVVEMANVVLLKNIWKKNESDVQDKKIFDIFPELKQQKYAHLLNEVYTTGKVHSESESLIFIDGKNGGHEMYIDFEYAPLLEKDNAISGIKITIIDVTEKVLARKKIEESEKRFRSLTESIPQLIWETDENGNSLFASGKWFEYTGIHPNGEAEWRAMIHPADYEENAKIWANSLATGEVYRCDVRVRSKDGNYRWHAVIGEPVFNEENKIIKWVGAFTDIQTEKAFTNELEKQVTARTKELEHNNMELEKMNKELQSFTYISSHDLQEPLRKIQTFASQIMERESENLSDVGKDKFQRMQNAAKRMQTLINDLLSYSRTNTQERVFEKKDISEIINEVKEDLKEELEQKHAVIESGEPCEISIIPFQFRQLIYNLVSNSLKFSKQDITPVIKIKSEIHPVKSSDDNFLTEGGYCHISISDNGIGFDQEYNTKIFEVFQRLHGREQYNGTGIGLAIVKKIVENHNGYITAKGESNKGATFDIYIPVV, encoded by the coding sequence ATGGGCATTACAAATAAAGATCTGTATTTTCTACAAGGTGGTGAAGAAATGGGGCAACTCATGCGATCTAAAGATTGGAGTAAAACACCTTTGGGAGATCCTGCGACCTGGCCGCAAAGCCTTTGCACCATGCTGGCAGTAGTGCTCAATAACCCTTTTGGCATGTACATTGCCTGGGGAACTGAATATACACAATTATACAATGACAGCTTTAGACCTATTTTGGGTTTAAATAAACACCCTCAGGCTTTAGGAATTAGTTCTAAAGAAACTTTTTCTGAAATTTGGGATACTATAGGACCAATGTTTGGTGATGTAATGAAAGGAAAACCAGTTAGTTTTCCGGATTTTATGGTGCCTTTAAACCGAAATGGTTTTGTAGAAGAATGTTATTTTGACTTTTCATACAGTCCAATTAAAATAGAAAATGGAGAAGTTGGCGGCGTTTTGGTTACCGTAATTGAAACTACAGAAAAGAAAAAAACGGCCGAAGCATTAATACAAAGCAATACCAGATTTAGAAATAATATCATGCAGGCGCCTGTTGCGATGTGCGTTTTTAGAGGTGAAAAACATATTGTTGAAATTGCAAATGAACAAATGATTCAGTTGTGGGGAACTACAAGTGAAAATGTCATTGACAAACCCATTTTTGAGGCATTGCCACAAACAAAAAATCAGCATCTGGAAAGTTTACTGGATAATGTTTACCAAACCGGTGAAAAATTTGTTGCCAATGAAGAGCCTGTTAAACTTCTCAGAAATGGACAAATAGAAGACACTTATATTAATTTTGTTTATGAAGCTTTACGCGAATCTGATGGCAGTATTTCCGGTGTTGTTGCAATTGCAATTGAAGTAACATCGCAAGTATTATCAAGAGCAAAAGTAGAAGAAAGTGAACATAAAGTGCGAGCGCTGGTAGAAAATGCGCCTTTTCCGATTGCCGTGTATGTTGGCAAAGAAATGCGTGTAGAACTTGCCAATGAATCGATTATCAATATTTGGGGAAAAGGAAATGATGTGATAGGCAAATCATTTAAAGATGTATTGCCGGAACTTGATAATCAGCTTGTTTTTGAACAGATTAATACAGTTCTCGAAACCGGAAAGTCTTTTCATACCCAAAATACACCGCTTGACTTAACGGTAAATGGAAAGCTCCATACCTATTATTTTAATTACAGCTTAACGCCGCTTTACGATATAAATGGCAATATTTATGGTGTAATGAATACCGGAGTTGATCTTACGGATTTAAATCTTGCAAAGAAAAAAATAGAAGAAAGCGACAAACGATTCCGTAATACTGTAAAACAAGCTCCGGTTGGAATTACAATTTTGCGCGGACCAAACCTTATGGTTGAAATGGCCAATGAAGCCTATTTGAAATTAGTGGGCAGAGAAGAAGATACCTTTGTAGGCAAACCATTATTTGATTCTTTACCGGAAGTTAAAGATGCTGTAAGTACTTTATTAAACGGTGTTTTAGAAACAGGTATTCCATATCATGGAAATGAAGTTCCGATACCTATTAACAAATTTGGAAAACTGGAGACTTTATATTTCGATTTCTTATATCATCCTTTAAAAGAAGAAGACGGAAACATTACTGGCATTATAGTTACCGCAACTGAAGTTACCGAAAAAGTAGAGTCCAGAAAAAGAACAGAACAAAACGAAGAACGACTTAACATTGTTGTAGATGCGAGCGAACTTGGAACCTGGGAGCTAAACCTCAAAACAAAAGATGCTATTTATTCTCAAAGATATCTTGAAATTATTGGCGGTTATAAAACAAATGAGCAATTAACCCACGAACAATTACTTAAACATGTGCATCCTGATGATATGCATTTGAGAACCAAAGCGCTTAAAAATGCTTTTGAAACAGGGTATCTCAATTATGAAGCGCGAATGATTTGGCTTGACAAATCAGTACACTGGATGGAAAGCAAGGGAAAAGTTTTTTATGATGAAAACAATAATCCCGAAAAATTAATAGGAACGACCAGAGATACAACTCTCGACAAAAAACATCAGCAAGAGCTTGAAGACAGCGAAAAAAGATTCCGTAATCTTGTGATGCAGTCTCCGGTGCCAAAAGCAATATTGAAAGGAAACGAGATGGTTGTTGAAATGGCCAATGTTGTCTTATTAAAAAATATCTGGAAGAAAAATGAAAGTGATGTTCAGGACAAAAAAATATTCGACATATTTCCGGAACTCAAACAGCAAAAATATGCACATTTATTAAACGAAGTTTATACTACAGGAAAAGTACACTCAGAATCTGAATCGTTGATTTTTATTGACGGAAAAAATGGTGGACACGAAATGTATATTGATTTTGAATATGCGCCATTACTGGAAAAAGACAATGCCATTTCCGGTATTAAAATCACTATAATTGACGTAACCGAAAAAGTTCTCGCCAGAAAAAAAATAGAAGAAAGTGAAAAAAGATTTCGTTCATTAACAGAAAGTATTCCGCAGCTAATCTGGGAAACTGACGAAAACGGAAATTCTTTATTTGCATCAGGAAAATGGTTTGAATACACAGGCATTCACCCTAATGGAGAGGCTGAATGGCGCGCTATGATTCATCCGGCTGATTATGAAGAAAATGCAAAAATCTGGGCAAACAGTTTAGCAACGGGAGAAGTGTACAGATGCGATGTACGAGTGAGAAGCAAAGACGGAAATTACCGCTGGCATGCCGTTATTGGCGAACCTGTTTTTAATGAAGAAAATAAAATTATAAAATGGGTGGGCGCTTTTACAGATATTCAAACTGAAAAAGCGTTTACAAATGAATTGGAAAAACAAGTTACCGCAAGAACCAAAGAATTGGAACACAATAATATGGAACTTGAGAAAATGAATAAAGAACTTCAGTCTTTTACCTATATCTCAAGTCACGATTTGCAGGAACCGCTTAGAAAAATTCAAACATTTGCCTCGCAGATTATGGAAAGAGAATCTGAAAATTTATCTGATGTTGGAAAAGATAAGTTTCAGAGAATGCAAAATGCTGCCAAAAGAATGCAAACGCTTATTAACGATTTACTTTCTTACTCCAGAACAAATACGCAGGAAAGAGTCTTTGAAAAAAAGGACATTTCTGAAATTATCAATGAGGTAAAAGAAGATTTAAAAGAAGAACTCGAACAAAAACATGCTGTTATAGAAAGCGGAGAACCTTGCGAGATTAGTATTATACCATTTCAATTCAGGCAATTAATATATAATTTAGTAAGCAATTCACTTAAATTTTCTAAACAGGATATTACTCCGGTCATAAAAATTAAAAGCGAAATTCATCCCGTAAAAAGTTCAGATGATAATTTTTTAACCGAAGGAGGTTATTGTCATATTAGTATTTCGGATAACGGAATTGGTTTTGATCAGGAATACAATACCAAAATATTTGAAGTATTTCAACGATTACACGGCAGAGAGCAATACAACGGAACAGGAATTGGTCTTGCCATCGTAAAAAAAATTGTAGAAAACCACAATGGTTACATCACTGCCAAAGGTGAAAGTAATAAAGGTGCCACTTTTGATATTTATATTCCCGTAGTATAA